Proteins found in one Arachis stenosperma cultivar V10309 chromosome 8, arast.V10309.gnm1.PFL2, whole genome shotgun sequence genomic segment:
- the LOC130943955 gene encoding uncharacterized protein LOC130943955 isoform X2 codes for MNMLKQAVGRIWKSSSGYALEGGTKILAWSYVPSIYFHNTQAHTAPRSFFGVEDFLDDDNSKPYTYQKGKKSKNPHKHVSFKQRTVAYMEPFTLDVFISKRFVSASLTHRVTSKQVAVSGTNSKDIKAVLKSRSDIPACIAIGRILAERAREADVYTASYTPRDRDKFEGKIRAVVQSLIDNGIDVKVYLD; via the exons ATGAATATGTTGAAGCAAGCAGTCGGAAGAATTTGGAAAAGCAGCAGTGGTTATGCTTTAGAAGGAGGAACAAAAATTTTGGCTTGGAGTTATGTTCCTTCGATCTATTTCCACAATACACAA GCTCATACAGCACCTAGAAGCTTTTTCGGTGTTGAGGATTTCCTTGATGATGACAACAGCAAACCTTACACTTACCAGAAAGGGAAGAAATCAAAGAATCCACATAAACATGTATCGTTCAAACAAAGAACTGTTGCATACATGGAGCCTTTTACCCTTGATGTGTTCATCTCAAAGCGTTTTGTGTCGGCTTCGCTCACCCATAGAGTGACAAGCAAACAGGTTGCAGTTTCTGGCACCAACTCCAAGGACATAAAAGCTGTTCTTAAATCTCGTTCAGACATACCAGCTTGCATAGCAATTGGAAGGATTTTGGCCGAAAGAGCAAGAGAAGCTGATGTTTACACTGCCTCTTATACTCCAAGGGATAGGGATAAATTTGAAGGGAAAATCAGAGCTGTAGTTCAATCACTTATTGATAATGGGATTGATGTCAAGGTTTATCTTGATTGA
- the LOC130943955 gene encoding uncharacterized protein LOC130943955 isoform X1 — MISSHLVSFQCEYLKHMLTNEANSYSYRKANKHQEEGYSDTCSSILDFKEIKKKESSLMNMLKQAVGRIWKSSSGYALEGGTKILAWSYVPSIYFHNTQAHTAPRSFFGVEDFLDDDNSKPYTYQKGKKSKNPHKHVSFKQRTVAYMEPFTLDVFISKRFVSASLTHRVTSKQVAVSGTNSKDIKAVLKSRSDIPACIAIGRILAERAREADVYTASYTPRDRDKFEGKIRAVVQSLIDNGIDVKVYLD, encoded by the exons ATGATTTCATCACATTTGGTGTCTTTTCAATGCGAATATTTAAAGCACATGCTGACAAATGAGGCCAATTCCTATAGTTACAGGAAAGCAAACAAGCATCAAGAAGAAGGATATAGTGACACATGTAGCTCAATCCTGGATTTTAaggagataaaaaaaaaagagtcaagTTTGATGAATATGTTGAAGCAAGCAGTCGGAAGAATTTGGAAAAGCAGCAGTGGTTATGCTTTAGAAGGAGGAACAAAAATTTTGGCTTGGAGTTATGTTCCTTCGATCTATTTCCACAATACACAA GCTCATACAGCACCTAGAAGCTTTTTCGGTGTTGAGGATTTCCTTGATGATGACAACAGCAAACCTTACACTTACCAGAAAGGGAAGAAATCAAAGAATCCACATAAACATGTATCGTTCAAACAAAGAACTGTTGCATACATGGAGCCTTTTACCCTTGATGTGTTCATCTCAAAGCGTTTTGTGTCGGCTTCGCTCACCCATAGAGTGACAAGCAAACAGGTTGCAGTTTCTGGCACCAACTCCAAGGACATAAAAGCTGTTCTTAAATCTCGTTCAGACATACCAGCTTGCATAGCAATTGGAAGGATTTTGGCCGAAAGAGCAAGAGAAGCTGATGTTTACACTGCCTCTTATACTCCAAGGGATAGGGATAAATTTGAAGGGAAAATCAGAGCTGTAGTTCAATCACTTATTGATAATGGGATTGATGTCAAGGTTTATCTTGATTGA